A region from the Streptomyces sp. 3214.6 genome encodes:
- the aroH gene encoding chorismate mutase, with protein MTVRAVRGAVQLERDDRDHLVDSTKSLLKEMLDANGLQQRDLVSVIFTATPDLHSEFPAVAARESGITDTPLLCAQEIDVAGALPRVVRVLLHAETDRQKCDLRHVYLGGAAALRSDLAGTAEEAR; from the coding sequence ATGACAGTGCGCGCAGTACGGGGCGCGGTCCAGCTTGAACGGGATGACAGGGACCACCTGGTGGACAGCACCAAGAGCCTGTTGAAGGAGATGCTCGACGCCAACGGACTTCAGCAGCGGGATCTCGTCAGCGTGATCTTCACGGCGACGCCCGATCTGCACAGCGAGTTTCCCGCGGTGGCCGCACGGGAGTCGGGCATCACCGACACCCCGCTCCTGTGCGCCCAGGAGATCGACGTCGCCGGAGCACTGCCGCGCGTCGTACGCGTCCTGCTGCACGCCGAGACCGACCGGCAGAAGTGCGACCTGCGCCATGTCTACCTGGGCGGCGCCGCAGCCCTGCGCAGCGATCTCGCCGGCACCGCCGAGGAGGCCCGGTGA
- a CDS encoding prephenate dehydrogenase has translation MRTAAVVGTGLIGTSVALALTRRGVHVHLLDADESAARTAAALGAGTVGPPTAPADIAVLAVPPGSVGEVLAKQQSNGLARSYTDVASVKTGPERDVFALADPSCYIGGHPMAGRELSGPLAASATLFEGRSWVLTPTPDTATETLNRALEVASLCAAVPVVMQSAAHDRAVALVSHTPHLVASLMAARLEHMPEDASQLAGQGVRDVTRIAGGDPRLWGDILDANAAAVADVLQELAVDLTVAVSALRGLATDDADERAEGLMLVADLLGRGRKGRERVPGKHGEKPSHCTPVHVLIGDQAGELARLLATVAELGVNVEEVSIDHSPGERSGLVELLVEPASAVRMARRLTDYGWAVQRPPGHTGFPAVPTAEPAPRTGPLPAGTAAGRSRAPARG, from the coding sequence ATCCGTACGGCAGCGGTCGTGGGCACCGGCCTGATCGGTACCTCGGTGGCCCTCGCGCTCACCCGCAGAGGAGTGCACGTCCATCTGCTCGACGCGGACGAGTCGGCGGCCCGCACCGCCGCCGCGCTCGGCGCGGGCACCGTCGGCCCGCCCACCGCACCGGCGGACATCGCCGTGCTGGCCGTGCCGCCCGGCAGCGTCGGCGAGGTGCTGGCCAAGCAGCAGTCGAACGGGCTGGCCCGCAGCTACACCGACGTGGCCAGCGTCAAGACCGGGCCGGAGCGGGATGTGTTCGCCCTGGCCGACCCGTCCTGCTACATCGGCGGACACCCCATGGCGGGGCGCGAGCTGTCCGGTCCGCTCGCCGCTTCCGCCACGCTCTTCGAGGGACGCTCCTGGGTGCTCACCCCCACCCCGGACACCGCCACGGAAACCCTGAACCGGGCGCTGGAAGTGGCGTCGCTGTGCGCGGCGGTTCCGGTGGTCATGCAGAGCGCCGCCCACGACCGGGCGGTCGCCCTGGTGTCCCACACGCCCCACCTCGTCGCCTCGTTGATGGCGGCGCGTCTGGAGCACATGCCGGAGGACGCCTCGCAACTCGCCGGCCAGGGCGTACGCGACGTCACCCGCATCGCCGGGGGCGACCCGCGCCTGTGGGGCGACATCCTGGACGCAAACGCCGCGGCCGTCGCCGATGTGCTGCAGGAACTCGCCGTGGACCTCACCGTGGCGGTGTCGGCGCTGCGGGGCCTGGCCACCGACGACGCCGACGAACGGGCGGAAGGGCTGATGCTCGTCGCCGACCTGCTGGGTCGTGGCAGGAAGGGCCGTGAGCGGGTGCCGGGCAAGCACGGGGAGAAGCCCTCCCACTGCACGCCCGTGCATGTGCTCATCGGTGATCAGGCCGGTGAGCTGGCCCGCCTGTTGGCGACCGTGGCGGAGCTGGGCGTCAACGTCGAGGAGGTGTCGATCGACCACTCGCCGGGCGAGCGCAGCGGGCTGGTCGAACTCCTGGTGGAACCGGCCTCGGCTGTCCGGATGGCCCGCCGCCTCACGGACTACGGATGGGCGGTGCAGCGGCCCCCCGGCCACACCGGCTTCCCGGCCGTTCCCACAGCCGAACCGGCCCCGCGCACCGGCCCGCTGCCGGCCGGCACGGCCGCTGGCCGTTCCCGGGCTCCTGCGCGCGGCTGA
- a CDS encoding LPFR motif small protein — MFRAIADVLRQIGSAVATVVTLPFRALARLFGGA, encoded by the coding sequence GTGTTCCGCGCGATCGCAGACGTGTTGCGGCAGATCGGTTCGGCGGTGGCCACCGTGGTGACGCTGCCGTTCAGGGCCCTGGCCCGGCTGTTCGGCGGAGCCTGA
- the aroC gene encoding chorismate synthase — MSSRLRWLTAGESHGPALVATLEGLPAGVPITTDMVAGHLARRRLGYGRGARMKFERDEVTFLGGVRHGLTLGSPVAVMVGNTEWPKWEQVMAADPVDPEILAGLARNAPLTRPRPGHADLAGMQKYGFDEARPILERASARETAARVALGAVARSYLKETAGIEIVSHVVELAAAKAPYGVYPTPADTERLDADPVRCLDPDASKAMVAEIDQAHRDGDTLGGVVEVLVYGVPVGLGSHVHWDRRLDARLAAALMGVQAIKGVEVGDGFGLARMPGSKAHDEIVAGEAGIGRASGRSGGTEGGLSTGEVLRVRAAMKPIATVPRALRTVDVVTGEATQAHHQRSDVCAVPAAGIVAEAMVALVLADAVAEKFGGDSVPETRRNVRSYLDNLHIR, encoded by the coding sequence ATGTCGAGCAGGTTGCGGTGGTTGACCGCGGGCGAGTCGCACGGCCCCGCACTCGTGGCGACGTTGGAGGGCCTCCCGGCCGGCGTGCCGATCACCACGGACATGGTGGCCGGCCACCTGGCGCGACGGCGGCTCGGTTACGGGCGTGGCGCGCGGATGAAGTTCGAGCGCGACGAGGTCACCTTCCTCGGCGGTGTCCGGCACGGTCTCACCCTGGGTTCCCCGGTGGCGGTCATGGTGGGCAACACCGAGTGGCCGAAGTGGGAGCAGGTGATGGCGGCCGACCCGGTCGACCCGGAGATCCTGGCCGGTCTTGCCCGCAACGCCCCGCTGACCCGCCCGCGGCCCGGCCACGCCGACCTCGCCGGGATGCAGAAGTACGGCTTCGACGAGGCCAGGCCGATCCTGGAACGCGCCTCCGCGCGGGAGACGGCCGCCCGGGTGGCGCTCGGCGCGGTGGCCCGGTCGTACCTGAAGGAGACGGCCGGTATCGAGATCGTCTCCCACGTGGTCGAGCTGGCCGCGGCGAAAGCGCCGTACGGGGTGTATCCGACCCCGGCGGACACGGAACGGTTGGATGCGGATCCGGTGCGGTGTCTGGATCCGGACGCGTCGAAGGCGATGGTCGCGGAGATCGACCAGGCCCACAGGGACGGTGACACGCTCGGTGGTGTGGTCGAGGTGCTGGTGTACGGGGTGCCGGTGGGGCTGGGCTCGCATGTCCACTGGGACAGGCGCCTCGACGCCCGGCTGGCCGCCGCTCTCATGGGCGTCCAGGCGATCAAGGGCGTCGAGGTCGGCGACGGCTTCGGGTTGGCGCGGATGCCGGGTTCGAAGGCGCACGACGAGATCGTCGCCGGCGAGGCGGGGATCGGACGGGCCTCGGGTCGCTCGGGCGGTACCGAGGGCGGGTTGTCGACGGGTGAGGTGCTGCGGGTGCGGGCGGCGATGAAGCCGATCGCGACGGTGCCCCGGGCGCTGCGGACGGTGGACGTGGTCACGGGCGAGGCGACGCAGGCGCATCACCAGCGCTCCGACGTGTGCGCGGTGCCGGCGGCCGGGATCGTGGCCGAGGCGATGGTCGCCCTCGTCCTGGCGGACGCGGTGGCCGAGAAGTTCGGCGGCGACTCGGTGCCCGAGACCCGCCGCAACGTCCGGTCGTACCTCGACAACCTGCACATCCGATGA
- a CDS encoding cation diffusion facilitator family transporter, giving the protein MGAGHDHGHTHTQRPTTGTAAAAYRGRLRVALSITLGVMVVEIVGGLLADSLALIADAAHMATDALGLGMALLAIHFANRPPSANRTFGLARAEILAALANCLLLLGVGGYVLYEAVQRFFTPAATEGGLMIWFGVIGLVANMVSLTLLMRGQAESLNVRGAFLEVAADALGSVAVIISAGVILATGWQTADPIASLVIGLMIVPRTVKLLRETLDVLLESAPKDVDMAEVRTHILALDGVEDVHDLHAWTITSGMPVLSAHVVVRSEVLNAIGHEKLLHELQGCLGHHFDVEHCTFQLEPSGHAQHEARLCH; this is encoded by the coding sequence ATGGGGGCTGGGCACGACCACGGCCACACGCACACGCAACGGCCGACCACCGGCACGGCCGCCGCGGCGTACCGCGGCAGGCTGCGCGTGGCGCTGTCGATCACGCTCGGCGTCATGGTGGTCGAGATCGTCGGCGGGCTGCTCGCCGACTCCCTGGCGCTGATCGCGGACGCGGCCCACATGGCGACGGACGCGCTGGGCCTGGGCATGGCGCTGCTCGCCATCCACTTCGCCAATCGGCCGCCGAGCGCGAACCGCACCTTCGGGCTGGCCCGCGCCGAGATCCTGGCGGCCCTCGCCAACTGTCTGCTGCTGCTCGGGGTGGGCGGCTACGTCCTGTACGAGGCGGTGCAGCGGTTCTTCACGCCGGCCGCCACCGAGGGCGGGCTGATGATCTGGTTCGGCGTGATCGGTCTGGTCGCGAACATGGTCTCGCTCACGCTGCTGATGCGCGGCCAGGCGGAGAGCCTGAACGTGCGCGGGGCGTTCCTGGAGGTGGCCGCGGACGCGCTGGGTTCCGTCGCGGTGATCATCTCGGCGGGGGTGATCCTGGCCACCGGCTGGCAGACCGCCGATCCGATCGCCTCGCTCGTCATCGGTCTGATGATCGTGCCGAGGACGGTGAAGCTGCTGCGCGAGACCCTCGACGTGCTGCTGGAGTCGGCCCCCAAGGACGTCGACATGGCGGAGGTGCGGACCCACATCCTCGCCCTGGACGGGGTGGAGGACGTCCACGATCTGCACGCCTGGACGATCACCTCCGGGATGCCGGTGCTGTCGGCGCACGTGGTGGTGCGCTCGGAGGTGCTGAACGCGATCGGCCACGAGAAGCTGCTGCACGAGCTCCAGGGCTGCCTGGGCCACCACTTCGACGTGGAGCACTGCACCTTCCAGCTGGAGCCGAGCGGGCACGCTCAGCACGAGGCACGGCTCTGTCACTGA
- the idi gene encoding isopentenyl-diphosphate Delta-isomerase — MPITPATATHNSSNGTAEAILLELVDENGVTIGTAEKLAAHQPPGQLHRAFSVFLFDERGRLLLQQRALGKYHSPGVWSNTCCGHPYPGEAPFAAAARRTFEELGVSPSLLAEAGTVRYHHPDPDSGLVEQEYNHLFVGLVQSPLRPDPEEVGDTAFVTPAELAERHAKDTFSSWFMTVLDAARPAVRELTGPSADW, encoded by the coding sequence ATGCCGATCACACCTGCCACCGCGACACACAACTCGTCGAACGGCACCGCGGAAGCGATCTTGCTGGAGCTGGTCGACGAGAACGGCGTCACGATCGGCACCGCGGAGAAGCTCGCCGCCCATCAGCCACCGGGGCAGTTGCACCGCGCGTTCTCCGTGTTCCTCTTCGACGAGCGGGGCCGGCTGCTGCTCCAGCAGCGGGCGCTCGGCAAGTACCACTCCCCCGGCGTGTGGTCCAACACCTGCTGCGGTCACCCCTACCCCGGTGAGGCGCCGTTCGCGGCGGCCGCCCGGCGCACCTTCGAGGAGCTGGGCGTCTCCCCGTCGCTGCTCGCCGAGGCGGGCACGGTCCGCTACCACCACCCGGACCCCGACTCGGGTCTGGTGGAGCAGGAGTACAACCACCTGTTCGTCGGGCTGGTGCAGTCCCCGCTGCGGCCGGACCCGGAGGAGGTCGGCGACACGGCCTTCGTGACGCCCGCCGAGCTGGCGGAGCGGCATGCGAAGGACACGTTCTCGTCCTGGTTCATGACCGTGCTGGACGCGGCGCGGCCCGCGGTCAGGGAGCTGACGGGTCCCTCGGCCGACTGGTGA
- the galE gene encoding UDP-glucose 4-epimerase GalE produces the protein MTWLITGGAGYIGAHVARAMAGAGERVVVLDDLSTGAAARLEADVPLVKGSALDGGLLGRVFADHEVTGVVHLAAHKQVAESMARPTRYYRENVGGLAVLLDAVAEAGIRRFLFSSSAAVYGNPDVGLITEDTPCAPVNPYGETKLAGEWLVRAAGRAHGIATTCLRYFNVAGAAAPELADTGVFNIVPMVFDRLTRGEAPRIFGDDYPTPDGTCVRDYIHVADLAEAHLAAARRLTAPDAAGDLTVNIGRGEGVSVRELVTLIGEVTGDTRPAVVEGRRPGDAPRAVASAELAARELGFRARRDVREMVGSAWRGRRSHHV, from the coding sequence ATGACGTGGCTGATCACCGGCGGAGCCGGATACATAGGGGCACATGTGGCGCGGGCCATGGCGGGGGCCGGGGAACGCGTCGTCGTCCTGGACGATCTCTCCACCGGCGCCGCCGCGCGGCTGGAGGCGGACGTGCCGCTGGTGAAGGGTTCGGCGCTCGACGGCGGCCTGCTCGGGCGGGTCTTCGCCGACCACGAGGTGACCGGCGTGGTGCACCTGGCGGCGCACAAGCAGGTCGCCGAGTCCATGGCGCGGCCCACCCGCTACTACCGGGAGAACGTGGGCGGTCTGGCCGTCCTCCTCGACGCGGTCGCCGAGGCCGGGATCCGACGGTTTCTCTTCTCCTCCTCCGCGGCCGTCTACGGAAACCCGGACGTGGGCCTCATCACGGAGGACACCCCGTGCGCGCCGGTCAACCCGTACGGCGAGACCAAGCTCGCCGGGGAGTGGCTGGTCCGGGCGGCGGGGCGGGCGCACGGCATCGCGACGACCTGCCTGCGCTACTTCAACGTGGCCGGGGCGGCGGCGCCGGAACTGGCCGACACCGGCGTCTTCAACATCGTCCCGATGGTCTTCGACCGGCTCACCCGTGGCGAGGCCCCGCGGATCTTCGGCGACGACTACCCGACGCCGGACGGCACCTGCGTCCGTGACTACATCCACGTCGCCGACCTGGCCGAGGCGCACCTGGCGGCGGCCCGGCGGCTGACCGCGCCGGACGCGGCGGGCGATCTGACGGTGAACATCGGGCGGGGCGAGGGCGTCTCGGTGCGCGAGCTGGTCACCCTGATCGGCGAGGTCACCGGCGACACCCGGCCGGCGGTGGTCGAGGGGCGCAGGCCCGGGGACGCGCCGCGCGCGGTGGCCTCGGCGGAGCTCGCGGCCCGGGAGCTGGGCTTCAGGGCCCGGCGGGACGTGCGCGAGATGGTCGGTTCGGCCTGGCGGGGCCGGCGGTCGCACCACGTCTGA
- a CDS encoding Tex family protein: MTTPGSIEVGSIEGRIAEELGVRERQVKAAVELLDGGSTVPFVARYRKEATEMLDDAQLRTIEERLRYLRELEERRTAILESVREQGKLTDALEAQIRGAETKARLEDIYLPYKPKRRTKAQIAREAGLEPLAEGLLGDATVDPFAAAAAFVDADKGVADAQAALDGARAILTERFSEDADLIGELRERMWGRGRLAAKVRDGKEEAGAKFADYFDFAEPFTALPSHRILAMLRGEKEEILDLVLEPEEPSELPGPSSYEGIVASRFRIADRGRPADKWLTDTVRWAWRTRILVHLGIDLRLRLRTAAEDEAVNVFAANLRDLLLAAPAGTRATLGLDPGFRTGVKVAVVDATGKVVATDVIYPHVPANKWDEAIAKLARLAKSHAVELVAIGNGTASRETDKLAGELIAKHPELNLTKVMVSEAGASVYSASAFASQELPDMDVSLRGAVSIARRLQDPLAELVKIDPKSIGVGQYQHDLSEVKLSRSLDAVVEDCVNGVGVDVNTASAPLLSRVSGISSGLAENIVAHRDANGPFTSRSELKKVARLGPKAYEQCAGFLRIRGGSDPLDSSSVHPEAYPVVRRMVKTSGQEVASLIGNTGVLRSLRPTDFVDETFGLPTVSDILKELEKPGRDPRPAFKTATFKEGVEKISDLSSGMVLEGVVTNVAAFGAFIDIGVHQDGLAHVSALSKTFVKDPRDVVKPGDIVKVKVLDVDIPRKRISLTLRLDDEAAPQGGQGQSAAGGGRPQRGGRPPQQRQQGGQRGGSGGGSRQAASPPANSAMADALRRAGLVDPKKGKR, from the coding sequence GTGACGACACCCGGGTCCATCGAAGTAGGGTCCATCGAAGGCAGGATCGCCGAGGAGCTCGGCGTACGGGAGCGGCAGGTCAAGGCCGCCGTGGAGCTGCTCGACGGCGGCTCCACGGTGCCTTTCGTCGCCCGCTACCGCAAGGAAGCGACCGAGATGCTCGACGACGCGCAGCTGCGCACGATCGAGGAGCGGCTGCGCTACCTGCGGGAGCTGGAGGAGCGGCGGACGGCGATCCTGGAGTCGGTGCGTGAGCAGGGCAAGCTCACCGACGCGCTGGAGGCGCAGATCCGCGGCGCCGAGACCAAGGCGCGGCTCGAGGACATCTACCTGCCGTACAAGCCCAAGCGGCGCACGAAGGCCCAGATCGCGCGTGAGGCGGGCCTCGAACCGCTCGCCGAGGGCCTGCTCGGCGACGCCACGGTCGACCCGTTCGCGGCGGCCGCCGCCTTCGTCGACGCCGACAAGGGCGTCGCCGATGCGCAGGCCGCGCTGGACGGCGCGCGGGCGATCCTCACCGAGCGGTTCTCGGAGGACGCCGACCTGATCGGCGAGCTGCGCGAGCGCATGTGGGGGCGCGGCCGGCTCGCCGCCAAGGTGCGCGACGGCAAGGAGGAGGCGGGCGCGAAGTTCGCCGACTACTTCGACTTCGCCGAGCCGTTCACCGCGCTGCCCTCGCACCGCATCCTGGCGATGTTGCGCGGCGAGAAGGAAGAGATCCTCGACCTCGTCCTGGAGCCCGAGGAGCCCTCCGAACTGCCCGGCCCCTCGTCGTACGAGGGGATCGTCGCATCGAGATTCCGGATCGCCGACCGGGGCCGGCCGGCCGACAAGTGGCTGACGGACACGGTCCGTTGGGCGTGGCGCACCCGCATCCTCGTCCATCTGGGCATCGACCTGCGGCTGCGGCTGCGGACGGCCGCCGAGGACGAGGCGGTGAACGTGTTCGCCGCGAACCTGCGCGACCTGCTGCTCGCCGCCCCGGCCGGCACGCGCGCGACGCTGGGCCTGGACCCCGGTTTCCGTACGGGCGTGAAGGTCGCCGTCGTCGACGCGACCGGCAAGGTCGTGGCGACCGACGTGATCTACCCGCACGTCCCGGCGAACAAGTGGGACGAGGCGATCGCCAAGCTCGCGCGGCTGGCGAAGAGCCACGCGGTCGAACTGGTCGCCATCGGCAACGGCACGGCGTCCCGCGAGACCGACAAGCTCGCCGGTGAACTCATCGCCAAGCACCCGGAGCTCAACCTCACCAAGGTGATGGTGTCCGAGGCCGGCGCCTCCGTGTACTCGGCCTCCGCGTTCGCCTCGCAGGAGCTGCCCGACATGGACGTGTCGCTGCGCGGGGCGGTGTCCATCGCGCGCCGGCTCCAGGACCCGCTCGCCGAGCTGGTGAAGATCGACCCGAAGTCGATCGGCGTCGGCCAGTACCAGCACGACCTGTCCGAGGTGAAGCTGTCGCGCTCGCTGGACGCGGTGGTGGAGGACTGCGTGAACGGCGTGGGCGTGGACGTCAACACGGCGTCGGCACCGCTGCTGTCGCGCGTGTCCGGCATCTCCTCGGGCCTCGCCGAGAACATCGTGGCGCACCGGGACGCCAACGGGCCCTTCACCTCCCGTTCCGAGCTGAAGAAGGTGGCGCGCCTCGGTCCGAAGGCCTACGAGCAGTGCGCGGGCTTCCTGCGCATCCGCGGCGGCAGCGACCCCCTGGACTCCTCCAGCGTGCACCCCGAGGCGTACCCGGTGGTGCGACGCATGGTGAAGACCTCCGGGCAGGAAGTCGCCTCCCTGATCGGCAACACGGGCGTCCTGCGCTCGCTGCGGCCGACCGACTTCGTGGACGAGACGTTCGGTCTGCCGACCGTCAGCGACATCCTCAAGGAGCTGGAGAAGCCCGGGCGTGACCCGCGGCCCGCGTTCAAGACGGCCACCTTCAAGGAGGGGGTGGAGAAGATCTCCGACCTGTCCTCCGGGATGGTCCTGGAGGGGGTCGTCACGAACGTGGCGGCGTTCGGGGCGTTCATCGACATCGGCGTCCACCAGGACGGCCTGGCACACGTCTCGGCCCTGTCGAAGACGTTCGTCAAGGACCCGCGGGACGTGGTCAAGCCCGGCGACATCGTCAAGGTGAAGGTCCTCGACGTCGACATCCCGCGCAAGCGGATCTCGCTGACGCTCCGGCTGGACGACGAGGCGGCCCCGCAGGGCGGCCAGGGCCAGTCCGCCGCCGGCGGCGGCCGGCCCCAGCGCGGCGGGCGTCCTCCCCAGCAGCGCCAGCAGGGCGGCCAGCGCGGCGGCAGCGGCGGCGGTTCCCGCCAGGCGGCTTCGCCGCCGGCCAACAGCGCGATGGCCGACGCACTGCGGCGAGCGGGCCTGGTCGACCCGAAGAAGGGCAAGCGCTGA
- a CDS encoding shikimate kinase — MSGPLVVLVGPMGVGKSTVAQLLAERLGAGYRDTDDDIVAEQGRGIAEIFADGGEPVFRAIEKQAVRRALAEHDGVLALGGGAILDADTRALLAGRRVVHLSVGVEEALRRTGRDTPRPLLAADPRKQWQDLMKARRHLYEMVAAAVVATDGRTPEEVTRAVLDALGPNLVRAGRRQVPGPAGPLAAYGERAGP; from the coding sequence ATGAGCGGGCCGCTGGTCGTCCTGGTCGGCCCGATGGGCGTTGGCAAGTCCACCGTCGCGCAGCTGCTGGCCGAACGGCTGGGCGCCGGCTACCGGGACACCGACGACGACATCGTCGCCGAGCAGGGCCGCGGCATCGCGGAGATCTTCGCCGACGGGGGCGAGCCGGTCTTCCGGGCGATCGAGAAGCAGGCGGTGCGCAGGGCCCTGGCCGAGCACGACGGCGTCCTGGCGTTGGGCGGCGGCGCGATCCTGGACGCCGACACGCGCGCGCTGCTGGCCGGGCGCCGGGTCGTCCATCTGTCGGTCGGCGTCGAGGAAGCACTCAGGCGCACCGGCCGGGACACGCCCCGGCCCCTGCTGGCGGCCGACCCGCGCAAGCAGTGGCAGGACCTGATGAAGGCCCGCCGCCACCTCTACGAGATGGTCGCCGCCGCGGTCGTGGCCACGGACGGTCGCACGCCTGAAGAGGTCACCCGAGCCGTCCTGGACGCACTCGGGCCGAACCTGGTCCGGGCCGGCCGCCGACAAGTGCCCGGCCCGGCCGGCCCGCTCGCCGCGTACGGCGAACGGGCCGGCCCGTGA
- a CDS encoding enoyl-CoA hydratase/isomerase family protein, with the protein MEPELLYGVTDAVATVVLHHPAKRNAMTAAMWAALPPLLDTLAADPGVRALVLTGAGGTFCAGADISTLQDAPDEAPALAVRAEDAVAAFPKPTLAAVRGHCVGGGTQLAAACDLRFAEEGALFGVTPAKLGIVYPASSTRRLVSLVGPSAAKYLLFSGELIDTQRALRTGLVDEVLPADALEKRVEEFTRILVSRSQLTQAAAKEFATGRKDRDAHWSAQARGSGETAEGVAAFLERREPRFTWTASG; encoded by the coding sequence ATGGAGCCCGAACTGCTGTACGGCGTCACCGACGCCGTGGCCACCGTCGTCCTGCACCATCCCGCGAAACGCAACGCCATGACGGCCGCGATGTGGGCGGCGCTGCCCCCGTTGCTGGACACCCTGGCCGCCGATCCCGGGGTGCGGGCGCTGGTGCTGACCGGCGCGGGCGGGACGTTCTGCGCGGGCGCCGACATCTCCACGCTCCAGGACGCCCCGGACGAGGCGCCGGCGCTGGCGGTACGCGCGGAGGACGCCGTCGCCGCGTTCCCCAAGCCGACGCTGGCCGCGGTCCGGGGGCACTGCGTGGGCGGCGGCACGCAGCTCGCCGCCGCGTGCGACCTGCGGTTCGCCGAGGAGGGCGCGCTGTTCGGGGTGACGCCGGCGAAGCTCGGGATCGTGTACCCGGCCTCCTCCACCCGGCGGTTGGTGTCCCTCGTGGGGCCGTCCGCCGCCAAGTATCTGTTGTTCTCCGGCGAGTTGATCGACACGCAGCGGGCACTGCGCACGGGCCTGGTCGACGAGGTGCTGCCCGCGGACGCACTCGAGAAGCGGGTCGAGGAGTTCACGCGGATCCTGGTGTCCCGCTCGCAGCTGACGCAGGCCGCCGCGAAGGAGTTCGCGACCGGACGCAAGGACCGGGACGCCCACTGGAGCGCGCAGGCGCGCGGCAGCGGCGAGACCGCGGAGGGCGTCGCCGCGTTCCTGGAGCGCAGGGAGCCGCGCTTCACCTGGACCGCGTCGGGCTGA
- a CDS encoding ATP-binding protein: MDDHGRGPDPRPEGGPGGPPDSPREAVPRPLPYEGVWRFTAAAVDASVPQARHAVRDLLYRQGVPVSDDLAQGLLLIVSELVTNAVRHAALLSPVLAVEIAVGADWVRVAVEDNHPYRPTALEADHGRTGGRGLLLVREITREAGGACDVEHTASGGKVIWAALPLKPVRGL; encoded by the coding sequence ATGGACGATCACGGGCGCGGGCCCGACCCACGCCCAGAGGGCGGCCCGGGCGGACCTCCCGACTCCCCGCGGGAAGCCGTGCCGCGACCGCTGCCCTACGAAGGCGTCTGGCGGTTCACCGCGGCAGCCGTGGACGCCTCCGTGCCGCAGGCGCGACACGCCGTACGGGACCTGCTGTACCGCCAGGGCGTGCCCGTCTCGGACGACCTGGCCCAGGGGCTGCTGCTGATCGTCTCCGAGCTGGTGACCAACGCCGTCCGGCACGCGGCGCTGCTGTCGCCCGTGCTCGCGGTGGAGATCGCCGTCGGAGCCGACTGGGTGCGGGTGGCCGTGGAGGACAACCACCCCTACCGCCCGACCGCCCTGGAGGCCGACCACGGCCGCACCGGCGGCCGCGGACTGCTACTGGTACGGGAGATCACCAGGGAGGCGGGCGGGGCGTGCGACGTCGAGCACACGGCGAGCGGCGGCAAGGTGATCTGGGCCGCCCTGCCGCTCAAACCCGTGCGGGGGCTGTGA